The sequence CTGAGTTATTGGAAACCACAGTTGGGGTAGACACAATGGAAATAAAAGGGAAGCCCATGAAAGTGAAGTAGATCTGAAAGAAGATTTGGGGAGACTGCAGGCCATGAATGGGGGTAGAGCTTGGAAAAATtactcaaaaaacatttattgagaagttAACATTCCATTGTACAATGCTATCATGTTGGGCTACAGAGCTGGAGAGGAAGATCTAAAATACCCAACAGAGCTCTAGACATCAGGGATCTCAACCTGTAGTTGTGACTTATAATAATAATCTTGACCCtctattttcaacttttcaagTCTTTTCAACTTTCCCCAATAGCATCCCATCCATTATCTCAGCTAAGCCTCAAAAATCTTGATTGgctccttgagatgtgtcataaTATAATAGATGAGAGCCTGGGCTTTGGATCTATGCTACTGAGATTTAAATCTCAGCTGCATAACTTTCTAGCTGGGTGACATTTGGCAAGTTATTTAgtctttttgtgcctcagtttctttatttgtataaaGGAGATAAAATACCTACCTCTagagttattttaagaattaaaataagtacatataaagcacttagacaGTGACTGTCACACAGAAATAGAGCCATAAAGTTGACTATTCTTATTTAGGCACAATGACTAccataaaacacattttacagatatggaaattAAATCCCAGAGAAATTAGATGATTTTTCCAGAGACACAGAAGGTCAATGACCTTGAACAAAGTTCTCTCTGAGTTCTTTTCTAATGTTTCTATGGGCAAATTAACGTGAAAGTGTTTTTTTCTAAGTATCTTGCTCATCTTGGGAGTCCTCATTTACTCCGGTGACTTAGGCAAAGGTGTAGATGGTGCAGAGAAGAGATGGAAGCACCACAGATAGTCCTAATCCATGACCTATTGAGTGTCCTCACTCATTCGGATTAACTTGAGGAAAGCCCTCTTCACATCCTTGTTCCGGAGGCTATAGATGATGGGGTTAAGAAAGGCAGAAATGACATTGTAGAACAGAGCCAATTTCTTGTCATCCTCTGGGGAGGCTTCAGAGCCAGGCCTCATGTACATGACCATGCATGGAATACAGAACATGGTGACCACAGTGATATGGGaggcacaggtggagaaggccttgATCTGCCCTTGGGTGGAGCGAATCCTTAGAATAGCTGTGAAGATGTGAATATATGAGGCCAAGATGAGAGATAATGGGATCAGGAGCAAAATGAAACCCAAGATAAAGTCCACTTGGTCATTGAGGGATGTGTCTGCACAGGCCAACTTCAAGACAGCAGGAATTTCACAAAAGAAGTGGTTGATCTCATTAGGGCCACAGTAAGGCAGATTCATTGCAAAGACTGTGTAGACAAGGGCACAGGTGAGACCACAGAGGGCAGAGCTGACTGCCAGGAGTACACACAGGGTTTGACTCATCTGGATCCCATAGTGGAGTGGATGGCATATAGCAACACATCTGTCATAGGCCATGGCTGCAAAAATCCAGGTCTCAGTGATGCCCAAAGTCAGGAAAATGTACATCTGGACCACACATCCAACATAGGAGATGGTCTTCTCCTTGCTTATAAGATGGACCAACAGCTGGGGCACTGTGGTTGTGGCATAACTGAGGTCCAGGAGAGAGAGGATgctgaggaagaagtacatgggggtgtggaggcGTGCATCTACTCTGATCAGGGTGACAATGAGCCCATTGCCCAGGACTGTAAATAAGTAGAGGAAAAGGAAGACGAAGAAAAGGATCCAGTTGGTTCTGGGATTTCTGGAGAAGCCCAAGAGGATAAACTCAGTTACAGAGCTGTGATTTTTCCAGCCTCGACTGTGCATGGCCTACCTGCTGAGGAAAGAAGAGGACACATTCCTGAATCCTTTGCAGTCTCAGTGGGAGGACATTGTGTGAGATCCACAGAAGCAGTGACTGAAACTACAATACCCAGAGAACATTCCATCCAAATTGGCCTAGCATAGCTCTAGGTATTTAATAGGAATTCTATAAATACTTGCTCCTTTGTCGAATTAACTAGCCCTTATAAAATTCCAAGGGCCTTGTTATGGGAATTGTACAGACAAAAAGTCTTATTTTGaagaatgcacacacacacacacacacacacacagagcatatATCAGTCAAAGTGGGAggccaggaaaatacaaaatgttttgcAGTAAACCAAAAAGTTCTAAACCTGTCTGTAGTTCCTAAAGTCATTCTTTCAAATAACAAGACCAACAGGTGCTGCGAAGAACAgtgtaaatgtaaaacaaacaaagaaaaaacccagtttcttttctttgccttcttcctCTCTGATGCTATACCTTTGAAAACCCACATGCCATACATTTTCAGGAAAAAGGAGATTTCAAATACACTTCTTTGGGATGAGAAGAGAATCTTTCCCCTACAacctctctcccctcaccccgCTTTCCCAGCCCCACCTGCAGTGATTACAAGTGTAAAGACAAATTGAGTCATAAAGGTGGCCTCTGAGACTCTGAGACTCAAGAATGAAAATGTAGATAAAACTTCTGTGCCCTTGGCATTTCTCAAAAAGATGAATCACAGTTAGCTAGGAACGAGAAACCTATGTGTCTGGAAGCTTTGCTTGAAAACCAGCAAAGAATGTCCCACAGCCACGCTGTTCACAGGCGAGAGCTGAGTGGTGGGTGGGAATGAATGTTC is a genomic window of Eulemur rufifrons isolate Redbay chromosome 8, OSU_ERuf_1, whole genome shotgun sequence containing:
- the LOC138389453 gene encoding olfactory receptor 2A5-like; the encoded protein is MHSRGWKNHSSVTEFILLGFSRNPRTNWILFFVFLFLYLFTVLGNGLIVTLIRVDARLHTPMYFFLSILSLLDLSYATTTVPQLLVHLISKEKTISYVGCVVQMYIFLTLGITETWIFAAMAYDRCVAICHPLHYGIQMSQTLCVLLAVSSALCGLTCALVYTVFAMNLPYCGPNEINHFFCEIPAVLKLACADTSLNDQVDFILGFILLLIPLSLILASYIHIFTAILRIRSTQGQIKAFSTCASHITVVTMFCIPCMVMYMRPGSEASPEDDKKLALFYNVISAFLNPIIYSLRNKDVKRAFLKLIRMSEDTQ